A portion of the Stigmatella aurantiaca DW4/3-1 genome contains these proteins:
- a CDS encoding DUF5953 family protein: MLGALNLENIAHLDALIRAYERFPKIGGRSPP, translated from the coding sequence TTGTTAGGAGCTCTTAACCTCGAAAATATCGCCCACCTAGACGCACTCATCCGAGCCTATGAGCGTTTTCCGAAGATCGGCGGGCGGTCTCCTCCTTGA
- a CDS encoding lytic polysaccharide monooxygenase — MTKHVPVSLALVSFLSAGASLAHGSMEVPISRVYNCYKEGPESPDSAACKAAVAAGGTQAFYDWNGVRRGEANDQHRAQIPDGKLCSANNESFKALDLARSDWPARRIVPGSNGKFEFVYHVTAPHATKYFRFYVTRNGYNPSQPLKWSDLEATPFCEATSLTPQNSRYRVSCPLPAGKQGRHLIYNIWQRSDSPEAFYACIDVDLGATTLTDTGWKELDTVQAREELPAGSRVTFRVFDRDGRDVELHDLRLSEEKSSAANWLMRLAQQVNASSRYVRVGSLDEKGKILPVEAAQGHIVYAQEEGYRVQIDVEKPTPTEPCNH, encoded by the coding sequence ATGACGAAGCATGTCCCCGTCTCCCTGGCCCTGGTGTCGTTCCTGTCCGCGGGCGCGTCGCTTGCCCACGGCTCCATGGAAGTGCCGATCAGCCGGGTGTACAACTGCTATAAGGAGGGTCCCGAGAGCCCCGACTCTGCTGCCTGCAAGGCGGCGGTTGCCGCGGGCGGCACCCAGGCCTTCTACGATTGGAATGGCGTCCGGCGGGGGGAAGCCAATGACCAGCACCGCGCGCAGATCCCGGACGGCAAGCTGTGCAGCGCCAACAACGAATCGTTCAAGGCGTTGGACCTGGCGCGCAGCGACTGGCCGGCGCGGCGAATCGTCCCGGGCTCGAATGGAAAATTCGAGTTTGTCTATCACGTGACGGCGCCCCACGCGACGAAGTACTTCCGGTTCTACGTGACGCGCAATGGCTACAACCCGTCCCAGCCGCTCAAGTGGTCGGACCTGGAGGCCACGCCGTTCTGTGAGGCGACCAGCCTGACGCCGCAGAACAGCCGCTACCGGGTGAGCTGCCCCCTGCCCGCGGGCAAGCAGGGCCGCCACCTCATCTACAACATCTGGCAGCGCTCCGACAGCCCGGAGGCCTTCTACGCGTGCATCGACGTGGACCTGGGCGCCACGACCCTCACGGACACGGGGTGGAAGGAACTGGATACGGTTCAGGCCCGGGAGGAGCTGCCCGCGGGGAGCCGGGTGACGTTCCGGGTCTTCGACCGGGATGGCCGGGACGTGGAACTGCACGACCTGCGGCTGTCGGAGGAGAAGAGCTCGGCGGCGAACTGGCTGATGCGCCTGGCCCAGCAGGTCAACGCCAGCTCGCGCTACGTGCGGGTGGGCTCGCTGGATGAGAAGGGCAAGATTCTCCCGGTCGAGGCGGCCCAGGGCCACATCGTCTATGCCCAGGAAGAGGGGTACCGCGTCCAGATCGACGTCGAGAAGCCCACGCCCACGGAGCCCTGCAACCACTGA
- a CDS encoding peptidoglycan recognition protein family protein, which produces MKKDFCAHGMPSAQCLACKASARSSSNTTRVMRRLSNTRQGRDIASRREGTASQSQSPPVLDARQAVIERIAAKHAIVRRRDWGLLSPNYTAMDTDWDYTTVVIHHSGNGGETNPKEIESKHMTEKGWEDVGYHYLIPPSGVIYEGRDLRYKGSHVEKANTQKIGILVMGDFESNWWDADDEPTAAQLTSAGELILTLKLEFKTLTLLGGHRDYKTTTECPGDIMYKQLGTLRKTTSLGGP; this is translated from the coding sequence ATGAAGAAGGACTTCTGCGCACATGGGATGCCGTCAGCTCAATGCCTTGCCTGTAAGGCCTCCGCTCGCTCCTCTTCAAACACCACCCGAGTGATGAGGAGGCTCAGCAACACGCGGCAGGGCCGCGATATTGCGTCGCGCCGTGAGGGAACCGCGTCGCAGAGCCAAAGCCCTCCAGTACTGGACGCGCGACAGGCCGTCATTGAGCGCATCGCGGCGAAGCACGCCATTGTCCGGCGAAGAGATTGGGGCTTGCTCAGTCCCAACTACACGGCCATGGACACGGACTGGGATTACACAACCGTTGTCATTCACCACTCGGGCAATGGAGGAGAGACCAATCCCAAAGAGATTGAAAGCAAACATATGACCGAGAAGGGTTGGGAAGATGTCGGATACCATTACCTCATTCCGCCATCTGGAGTGATTTATGAAGGACGAGACCTGAGATACAAGGGTTCACACGTCGAAAAGGCTAACACTCAGAAAATCGGTATCTTGGTCATGGGCGACTTCGAATCCAACTGGTGGGATGCCGACGATGAACCTACAGCAGCTCAGCTCACCTCTGCAGGGGAACTCATTCTCACGCTGAAGCTCGAATTCAAGACGCTCACCCTGCTCGGCGGACACCGCGACTACAAAACCACGACCGAGTGTCCAGGCGACATCATGTACAAACAGCTCGGAACGCTCCGGAAAACAACGAGCCTGGGCGGCCCATGA
- a CDS encoding potassium transporter Kup, with protein MTGPAPHRREASGPARPWLLVLSAMGVVFGDLGTSPLYALQESFHGPEAVAVTPGNILGVLSLFIWSLLLVVCLKYLTLLMRVDNHGEGGILALVALLRQGPARRGPGWAVGLGLFGAALLYGDGVITPAISVLSAVEGLKVATPIFEPYVVPLTVVILLALFAVQPLGTGKVGGVFGPIVALWFVSIGALGAWGVAHAPEVLAAFNPWHAVRFFQESGWHGVRVLGAVILCLTGAEALYADMGGFGRSPIRRAWFMLALPALVLSYLSQGAWLLHHPGSADAPFFRSLPAGALYPMVALATLATVVASQALISAVFSLTHQAIQLGYCPPMHIVHTSRGHMGQIYLPGVNGALMIACVGVVLGFRSSGALAAAYGVAVAGTMLITTVLFAAVVRERWHWPVWGWLPVVGGFLVLDLSFLGANLLKVVEGGWFPLAIGAAAFLLMEVWQRGRRLLIEHHNARGLELNTLLQGADANGLPRVKGTAVFLSGILHGAPLVLVHHLQHNRMLHEHVVLLTVHTEPVPAMGPSERVSQEPLGPGITRVVARYGYMEHPDVPDALRRAREFGLTYPPEEVTYYVGRVSIRAQRGGGVPRWLKRLYGVMQRNAHPMIDYVRLPSQQVMELGARIDL; from the coding sequence GTGACCGGTCCCGCTCCCCATCGGCGCGAAGCGTCCGGGCCAGCCCGGCCCTGGCTCCTCGTCCTGTCGGCGATGGGGGTGGTGTTTGGGGACCTGGGCACGAGCCCGCTGTACGCGCTGCAAGAGAGCTTTCACGGCCCGGAGGCGGTGGCGGTGACGCCGGGCAACATCCTGGGTGTCCTGTCGTTGTTCATCTGGTCGCTGCTCCTGGTGGTGTGCCTCAAGTACCTCACGCTGTTGATGCGCGTGGACAACCACGGCGAGGGCGGCATCCTGGCGCTGGTGGCGCTGCTGCGGCAGGGCCCCGCGCGGCGAGGCCCGGGGTGGGCGGTGGGGCTGGGGTTGTTCGGGGCGGCGCTCCTGTACGGGGATGGGGTGATTACACCGGCCATCTCGGTCCTCTCGGCGGTGGAGGGCTTGAAGGTGGCCACGCCCATCTTCGAGCCCTATGTCGTTCCGCTCACGGTGGTCATCCTCCTGGCGCTCTTCGCGGTGCAGCCCCTCGGGACGGGGAAGGTGGGGGGCGTGTTTGGCCCCATCGTGGCGCTGTGGTTCGTGAGCATCGGCGCGCTGGGGGCCTGGGGCGTGGCGCACGCGCCGGAGGTGCTCGCCGCGTTCAATCCCTGGCACGCGGTGCGCTTCTTCCAGGAGTCGGGCTGGCACGGCGTCCGGGTGCTGGGGGCCGTCATCCTCTGCCTCACGGGGGCGGAGGCGCTCTACGCGGACATGGGCGGCTTTGGCCGAAGCCCCATCCGGCGGGCGTGGTTCATGCTTGCCCTGCCCGCGCTCGTGCTGAGCTACCTGTCCCAGGGGGCGTGGCTGCTGCACCACCCCGGGAGCGCCGATGCGCCCTTCTTCCGCTCCCTTCCCGCGGGGGCGCTCTACCCCATGGTGGCGCTGGCCACGCTGGCCACGGTGGTGGCGTCCCAGGCGCTCATCTCGGCGGTGTTCTCCCTCACGCACCAGGCCATCCAGCTGGGCTACTGCCCGCCCATGCACATCGTCCACACCTCGCGGGGGCACATGGGGCAGATCTACCTGCCCGGGGTGAACGGGGCGTTGATGATCGCCTGTGTGGGGGTGGTGCTGGGGTTCCGCTCGTCCGGCGCGCTGGCCGCGGCGTACGGGGTGGCGGTGGCGGGGACCATGCTCATCACCACGGTGCTCTTCGCGGCGGTGGTGCGGGAGCGGTGGCACTGGCCTGTCTGGGGATGGCTGCCCGTGGTGGGCGGATTCCTCGTCTTGGACCTGTCCTTTCTGGGCGCCAACCTGCTCAAGGTGGTCGAGGGAGGCTGGTTCCCGCTGGCGATCGGGGCGGCGGCCTTTCTGTTGATGGAGGTCTGGCAGCGGGGGCGGCGGTTGCTCATCGAACACCACAACGCCCGAGGGCTGGAGCTGAACACGCTCCTGCAAGGGGCGGACGCGAACGGCCTGCCCCGGGTGAAGGGCACGGCGGTCTTCCTGAGCGGCATCCTCCATGGCGCGCCCCTGGTGCTGGTGCACCACCTCCAGCACAACCGGATGCTGCACGAGCACGTGGTGTTGCTGACGGTGCACACCGAGCCCGTGCCAGCCATGGGCCCGTCCGAGCGCGTGTCCCAGGAGCCGCTGGGCCCCGGCATCACCCGCGTGGTCGCGCGCTATGGCTACATGGAGCACCCAGACGTGCCGGACGCGTTGCGGCGGGCCCGGGAGTTTGGGCTGACCTACCCGCCCGAGGAGGTGACCTATTATGTGGGGCGGGTGAGCATTCGTGCGCAGCGGGGCGGCGGGGTGCCCCGCTGGCTCAAGCGGCTCTACGGGGTGATGCAACGCAATGCGCATCCCATGATCGACTACGTCCGTCTTCCTTCCCAGCAGGTGATGGAATTGGGCGCCCGGATCGATCTCTGA
- a CDS encoding DMT family transporter: MSPRVKGAVLGLSAAALFGVSAPVAKLLLPSSTPLVLASLLYLGGGLGLLGLEALRRLSPSGIQGREATVGRKDVPLLTGVIVCGGILGPVLMLVGLQRMSGVAASLMLNLEGPLTILLALLVFGEHLGRAGALAAGFVMAGAAVLGLQEGELHGDLLGVLALAGACLAWAVDNNLTQRLSLKDPLTLVRIKALGSGVCMLVLAWVTGQPFPSTPVQGGALVLGFASYGLSIVLDAYALRLLGAAREAAYFATAPFVGALVAVPLLGETLRPLDLVAGGLMATGVILLLRERHGHVHMHAALEHEHVHVHDTHHQHAHPLDLPTTEPHSHPHQHVPLTHDHPHVSDLHHRHKH; the protein is encoded by the coding sequence ATGTCTCCCCGTGTGAAGGGCGCGGTGCTCGGACTGTCCGCCGCAGCCCTCTTTGGTGTCAGCGCGCCGGTGGCAAAGCTGCTGCTTCCCTCGAGCACGCCCCTGGTGCTGGCCTCGCTCCTCTACCTGGGCGGCGGGCTGGGACTGCTGGGGCTGGAGGCCCTGCGCCGACTGAGTCCCTCTGGCATCCAGGGGCGCGAGGCGACCGTCGGGCGCAAGGACGTTCCCCTGCTGACCGGTGTCATCGTCTGTGGCGGCATCCTAGGGCCGGTGCTGATGCTGGTGGGCCTGCAACGCATGTCTGGCGTGGCGGCATCCCTCATGCTCAACCTGGAAGGCCCCCTCACCATCCTTCTGGCGCTGCTCGTATTCGGGGAGCATCTGGGACGCGCTGGCGCTCTCGCCGCTGGCTTCGTCATGGCGGGCGCGGCGGTCCTGGGCCTTCAAGAAGGGGAGTTGCACGGCGACCTGCTCGGCGTGCTTGCCCTGGCCGGCGCGTGCCTCGCCTGGGCGGTGGACAACAACCTCACGCAGCGTCTGTCCCTCAAGGATCCGCTCACACTCGTGCGCATCAAGGCCCTGGGCTCCGGCGTGTGCATGCTCGTCCTCGCCTGGGTGACCGGACAGCCCTTTCCCAGTACCCCTGTGCAGGGAGGAGCGTTGGTCCTCGGCTTCGCCAGTTACGGGCTGTCCATTGTCCTGGATGCCTATGCACTCCGGCTGCTGGGAGCGGCGCGCGAAGCCGCATACTTCGCCACGGCTCCCTTCGTGGGCGCCCTGGTGGCGGTGCCCCTGCTCGGCGAGACGTTGCGGCCCTTGGATCTGGTGGCGGGGGGGCTGATGGCCACGGGAGTCATTCTGCTGCTGCGCGAGCGGCATGGCCATGTGCACATGCACGCGGCGTTGGAGCACGAACATGTCCATGTCCACGACACCCACCACCAGCACGCGCATCCGCTCGACCTGCCCACCACCGAACCCCACAGCCATCCCCACCAGCACGTGCCTCTCACGCACGACCATCCGCATGTTTCGGATCTGCATCATCGCCACAAGCACTGA
- a CDS encoding serine/threonine protein kinase has translation MDPNALSLDTLLGPWRVVRFQGQGSYGAVYRVEREAPTGDGPFALKLALHPLDPRFEREGELLSRIRHPHVPRLLDRGWRVLSGGVPFPYLVMEWVEGTPLYAWAAQQERTSRQVCQLLAQVARALEATHAVEGVHRDVKGDNVLVRQDGSAVLTDLGSGCYRGAETLTHQFPPPGTPQYQSPECQRFQWEARHLPRARYEAQPADDVYALGVTAYRLVVGKYPPECVAMKQTEEGFQFVPVEPVAPERQVRLSPELAALIRQMLSDEPSFRGSAAEVAQALEHAAKRSGPWADQPIRPVSEPVPDGMARVSKDAESPVDESPPPVSVPVSEGPEHRLRSLRSERTAVRGLMAAASVCLLLGGVWWMESQVAWETYPGESESLGGLTDAGPLNAASEVASQSEQNTVNLDVPQKPFPGQGLPPCEKHEVEINKGCWVRSADKTPPCGIRSYAWRNSCYSPILQLGRPPSSVQP, from the coding sequence GTGGACCCGAACGCACTTTCTCTCGATACCCTCCTCGGTCCCTGGCGCGTGGTGCGCTTCCAGGGCCAAGGTTCCTATGGCGCCGTCTACCGCGTGGAGCGAGAGGCCCCCACGGGCGATGGGCCCTTTGCCTTGAAGCTGGCGCTTCACCCCTTGGATCCGCGCTTCGAGCGGGAAGGGGAACTGCTCTCGCGCATCCGTCATCCCCATGTTCCGCGCCTCCTGGATCGAGGTTGGCGAGTGCTTTCGGGCGGAGTGCCCTTTCCGTACCTCGTCATGGAGTGGGTGGAGGGGACGCCTCTGTACGCGTGGGCTGCCCAGCAGGAACGCACCTCCCGGCAAGTGTGTCAGCTCCTGGCGCAAGTGGCCCGGGCGTTGGAGGCCACGCACGCGGTGGAGGGGGTGCACCGCGACGTGAAAGGCGACAACGTGTTGGTGCGCCAGGATGGCAGCGCGGTCCTGACGGATTTGGGTTCAGGGTGTTACCGGGGAGCGGAGACCTTGACCCACCAGTTTCCGCCCCCCGGCACGCCGCAGTACCAGAGCCCCGAATGTCAGCGCTTTCAATGGGAAGCGCGCCACCTGCCCAGGGCCCGGTATGAGGCCCAGCCCGCGGATGATGTGTACGCGCTGGGCGTGACGGCCTACCGCCTGGTCGTGGGGAAGTACCCGCCGGAGTGCGTGGCGATGAAGCAGACGGAGGAGGGGTTCCAGTTCGTTCCGGTGGAGCCCGTGGCCCCCGAGCGACAGGTGCGCTTGAGCCCTGAGCTGGCCGCGCTCATCCGCCAGATGCTCTCGGACGAGCCATCGTTTCGAGGAAGTGCGGCCGAAGTGGCCCAGGCGCTGGAGCATGCGGCGAAGCGCTCTGGACCCTGGGCGGATCAGCCCATTCGTCCAGTGTCGGAGCCGGTACCCGATGGCATGGCGCGTGTGTCAAAAGACGCCGAGTCTCCAGTAGACGAGTCCCCGCCTCCGGTGTCAGTCCCCGTGTCTGAAGGACCCGAGCACCGGCTTCGTTCGCTTCGCTCGGAGCGGACTGCGGTGCGAGGGCTCATGGCGGCAGCGAGTGTGTGTCTGCTTCTGGGGGGCGTGTGGTGGATGGAAAGCCAGGTGGCGTGGGAGACTTACCCAGGGGAGAGCGAGAGCTTGGGCGGGCTCACGGACGCTGGACCGCTGAATGCCGCCAGTGAGGTCGCATCGCAGTCAGAGCAGAACACGGTCAACTTGGATGTTCCCCAGAAGCCTTTTCCAGGGCAGGGGCTTCCTCCTTGCGAGAAGCACGAGGTTGAGATCAACAAAGGATGTTGGGTGCGCTCCGCCGACAAGACACCGCCATGCGGTATTCGCTCCTACGCATGGAGGAACAGCTGTTACAGCCCCATCTTGCAGCTTGGGCGCCCCCCTTCTTCGGTTCAACCTTGA
- a CDS encoding FadR/GntR family transcriptional regulator, producing the protein MEWVGLVGRVEQDLERMISQGLLPQDGFLPSENSLAKHYGLSRSTVREALKRLAARALIEQHPGRRSRALPLEGAVTLENLGVVLEGPGAAQPERRKLLEGFLALKRETAVELLAACCQQASARDLDTLAGLCFELAEEARWGEHPGRWAELEFALLRQAARAVERPGQALLLQSLERSYRGMARRLVPHLNAQATRQWALCALHALAAKDEQSLRQELPALLQASDAHLLAGLPPLQEPRGSSMPPLCADTAPSHPTLEHGEATERLSEANGPNQSACPTGLSQRPPTGGPPPEAPFSDSHDPLVGGAPSAEVPQGQEASRRVPLGLQERPTQALSGSGTGGEFLGRRSGHLLLDGTKENEPGGACTAVFGDADT; encoded by the coding sequence ATGGAATGGGTGGGGCTGGTCGGACGAGTGGAGCAGGACCTGGAGCGGATGATTTCACAAGGCCTGCTGCCCCAGGACGGCTTTCTTCCCTCGGAAAACTCGCTGGCCAAGCACTACGGCCTCTCACGCAGCACCGTCCGTGAAGCGCTGAAGCGCCTGGCCGCCAGAGCGTTGATTGAGCAGCACCCAGGCCGCCGCAGCCGAGCCCTCCCCTTGGAGGGAGCGGTGACCCTGGAGAACCTGGGGGTGGTGCTGGAGGGCCCGGGCGCCGCTCAACCGGAGAGACGGAAGCTGCTGGAAGGTTTTCTGGCCCTCAAGCGAGAGACGGCAGTGGAACTGCTGGCGGCGTGTTGTCAGCAGGCCTCCGCCAGGGACCTGGACACGCTGGCAGGCCTGTGCTTCGAGTTGGCGGAGGAGGCCCGCTGGGGCGAACACCCCGGCAGGTGGGCGGAGCTGGAGTTCGCGTTGCTGAGGCAGGCGGCCCGCGCGGTGGAGCGTCCCGGACAGGCGCTGCTGCTGCAGTCGCTGGAGCGCTCGTACCGAGGAATGGCCCGGCGGCTGGTGCCGCACCTGAATGCGCAGGCCACTCGCCAGTGGGCACTCTGTGCGCTGCACGCCTTGGCAGCCAAGGACGAGCAGTCGCTGCGCCAGGAACTGCCCGCCTTGCTCCAGGCGAGCGATGCGCACCTGCTCGCAGGCCTCCCACCCCTGCAGGAGCCAAGGGGGTCGTCAATGCCTCCACTCTGCGCAGACACAGCCCCCTCTCACCCCACCCTGGAGCATGGGGAGGCCACGGAGAGGTTGTCGGAGGCGAACGGTCCCAACCAGTCTGCTTGTCCTACAGGTTTGAGCCAACGGCCGCCCACGGGTGGCCCCCCACCCGAGGCTCCCTTCTCTGACTCACACGACCCTCTGGTAGGCGGGGCGCCCAGCGCGGAGGTGCCTCAGGGCCAGGAAGCGTCGCGAAGGGTTCCGCTTGGCCTCCAGGAGCGCCCGACCCAGGCTCTGAGTGGCTCGGGCACTGGGGGTGAGTTCTTGGGCAGGCGGAGCGGACACCTCCTCCTGGATGGAACGAAGGAGAACGAACCTGGTGGAGCGTGTACGGCTGTCTTTGGAGACGCGGACACTTGA
- a CDS encoding DNA/RNA non-specific endonuclease — protein sequence MQVRARNAPSPAAPQSTLKVEDTVPSESGSWRRSLEKEVPIAELQQKYGWAEGSWQADLLKAADGASTSPASRRGNGGVSAAEVDRYLAQPDDSRFLTSTALQQQREALEQRLTGSARSVDVDAFDTGWQETVARRADRLSGNADGKLSRAELNTFITDLKQGKVEDTAWMPDQKQAVFESKVAESAGEVDPLRPTGADSGLSLVKEYMRLSMDEAKNVPTFVSYMLSAADIQETPVEVSREKSHFRRDPELGASGVVDSDYTGSGFDRGHMKPAEGSPTQEAMDESHLMSNVAPQHPDLNRQAWRTLEDAVNDLVLASGGKAHIITGNLYLNAQGKPLPPEAIDTLGANTRRIAVPTHQFKSVLLELPNGNLSMFAYMVPNVKDAPTTKDGITPFLEASRTSVDALEGLLGQDLYAQLPESLQAKLESDASARISFQQSSRYEAASLLWPQR from the coding sequence ATGCAGGTACGTGCGAGGAATGCACCCTCCCCGGCGGCGCCCCAGAGCACCCTGAAGGTGGAGGACACGGTCCCCTCCGAGTCCGGCAGTTGGCGCCGCTCGCTCGAGAAGGAGGTGCCCATCGCCGAGCTGCAACAAAAGTACGGCTGGGCGGAGGGGAGCTGGCAGGCGGACTTGTTGAAGGCGGCCGATGGCGCCTCGACCTCTCCCGCGTCACGGCGGGGCAACGGCGGGGTGTCGGCGGCGGAGGTGGACCGCTACCTGGCCCAGCCCGACGACAGCCGCTTCCTCACCTCGACCGCCTTGCAGCAGCAGCGCGAGGCGCTGGAGCAGCGGCTGACGGGCAGCGCCCGGTCCGTGGACGTGGATGCCTTCGACACCGGCTGGCAGGAGACGGTGGCGCGCCGGGCCGACCGGCTCAGCGGGAACGCGGATGGGAAGCTGTCGCGCGCCGAGCTGAACACCTTCATCACAGACTTGAAGCAGGGGAAGGTGGAGGACACGGCGTGGATGCCGGATCAGAAGCAGGCCGTGTTCGAGAGCAAGGTGGCGGAGAGCGCGGGCGAGGTGGATCCGCTGCGCCCCACCGGCGCGGACAGTGGCCTGTCGCTGGTGAAGGAGTACATGCGGCTGTCGATGGATGAGGCGAAGAACGTGCCCACCTTCGTGAGCTACATGCTGTCGGCGGCGGACATCCAGGAGACGCCGGTGGAGGTCTCCCGGGAGAAGAGCCATTTCCGCAGGGACCCGGAGCTGGGGGCCTCGGGGGTGGTGGACTCGGACTACACGGGCTCGGGCTTCGACCGGGGACACATGAAGCCGGCGGAGGGCTCGCCCACCCAGGAGGCGATGGACGAGAGCCACCTGATGAGCAACGTGGCGCCCCAGCACCCGGACTTGAACCGGCAGGCGTGGCGCACGCTGGAGGACGCGGTCAATGACCTCGTGCTCGCATCGGGCGGCAAGGCGCACATCATTACCGGCAATCTGTATTTGAATGCTCAGGGCAAACCGCTGCCCCCCGAGGCGATAGATACCCTGGGGGCGAACACGCGCCGCATCGCGGTGCCCACGCATCAATTCAAGTCGGTGCTGCTGGAGCTGCCCAACGGCAACCTGAGCATGTTCGCGTACATGGTGCCCAACGTGAAGGACGCGCCGACGACGAAGGACGGCATTACCCCGTTCCTGGAGGCCTCGCGCACGTCGGTGGATGCCCTGGAAGGGCTGCTGGGACAGGACCTGTACGCGCAACTGCCCGAGTCCCTCCAGGCGAAGCTGGAGTCGGATGCGTCGGCCCGCATCTCCTTCCAGCAATCCAGCCGGTACGAGGCGGCCTCGCTGCTCTGGCCTCAGCGGTAG
- a CDS encoding DUF5953 family protein, with translation MRDQIPALRLERNLARSCGFDFRVGGFPILSNGKWGHPRPPRQGWISLGRHRTRSFNRRFPPGLPALHVPWNIPSPEIPHRLGWLNDWSDAAARAIGFPDPARDAALLSRSRRTSTGGWVVRLTDEPHRTPNKK, from the coding sequence ATGAGAGATCAGATACCGGCATTGCGGCTTGAGCGAAACCTCGCGAGGTCCTGCGGATTTGACTTCCGCGTCGGGGGATTTCCGATCCTCAGCAACGGGAAATGGGGCCACCCACGCCCTCCAAGGCAGGGCTGGATATCGCTCGGCAGACACAGAACCCGGAGCTTCAACCGGAGGTTCCCCCCAGGACTCCCGGCGCTCCACGTTCCGTGGAACATTCCTTCGCCAGAGATTCCACATCGCTTGGGGTGGCTGAATGACTGGTCGGACGCTGCGGCCCGGGCCATCGGCTTCCCAGACCCTGCCCGCGACGCAGCGTTGCTCTCACGCTCACGGCGTACCTCAACGGGTGGGTGGGTGGTCCGCCTTACAGACGAGCCGCATAGAACTCCTAACAAAAAATAA
- a CDS encoding acyl-CoA dehydrogenase family protein, with translation MLAPAVEKWRGTAEQQRHLPHALFEVLRDAGVFRLSTPRAIGGAEVDELTALRVIEELSRQDGSVGWNVMVASNTATIASYLPSTGLKTLYQGGANTVVAGALLPKGEAHPVPRGYRLSGRWTLASGCHQAGWMVACSTVMEQGKPRLHPDGRPDLRTFFLPVAQCDLLDTWYTAGMRGTGSHDWHVTDVFVPEELSFPLFLDGSSTPGALLVKDFSAYAVARVAAVALGIARDAIESLLALAKTKVPTVSTSTLATQHITHERLGRAEALLRAGRALLDETVSELPYTPAWNVGLSDEQRAAIRLAGAHAAHNAAEAVDLMFNTAGTAGIYSSSRLERCFRDVHVATQHINVAPSNIEMVGQHLLGLGLHFRR, from the coding sequence ATGTTGGCGCCCGCCGTCGAGAAGTGGCGCGGCACCGCTGAGCAACAGCGCCATTTGCCGCACGCACTGTTCGAGGTGCTGCGCGACGCGGGGGTCTTCCGCTTGTCGACGCCCAGGGCCATCGGCGGCGCCGAGGTCGACGAGCTCACCGCCCTGCGCGTCATCGAGGAGCTATCGCGCCAGGACGGGTCCGTCGGCTGGAACGTGATGGTGGCGTCAAACACCGCCACCATCGCGTCGTACTTGCCATCCACCGGTCTGAAAACGCTCTATCAGGGCGGGGCCAACACCGTCGTTGCCGGCGCGCTTCTGCCCAAGGGCGAGGCACACCCCGTGCCGCGCGGCTACCGCTTGAGCGGGCGCTGGACGCTCGCGAGCGGCTGCCATCAAGCCGGCTGGATGGTGGCGTGCAGCACCGTCATGGAGCAGGGCAAGCCGCGCCTTCATCCAGACGGCAGGCCCGACCTCCGCACGTTCTTCCTGCCCGTCGCACAGTGCGACCTCCTCGACACCTGGTACACGGCGGGCATGCGCGGCACGGGCAGCCACGACTGGCACGTGACCGATGTCTTCGTTCCGGAAGAGCTGTCGTTCCCCCTCTTCCTCGACGGATCGAGCACGCCGGGGGCGCTCCTCGTGAAGGACTTCTCGGCCTATGCCGTCGCGCGTGTCGCGGCGGTGGCGCTCGGGATCGCGCGCGATGCCATCGAAAGCCTCCTGGCGCTGGCGAAGACCAAAGTGCCGACCGTGTCCACGAGCACCCTTGCCACCCAGCACATCACCCACGAGCGTCTGGGCCGTGCCGAGGCGCTGCTCCGGGCCGGACGCGCGCTGCTCGACGAGACCGTGAGCGAGCTCCCCTACACTCCGGCATGGAACGTGGGACTCAGTGACGAGCAGAGGGCGGCCATCCGTCTGGCGGGAGCACACGCTGCACACAACGCCGCGGAGGCCGTGGACCTCATGTTCAACACGGCCGGTACGGCGGGCATCTATTCCAGCAGCCGTCTCGAGCGCTGCTTCCGCGATGTGCACGTCGCCACGCAGCACATCAACGTGGCGCCGTCCAACATCGAAATGGTCGGTCAGCACCTGCTCGGCCTCGGTCTGCACTTCAGACGGTAG